The Vanessa tameamea isolate UH-Manoa-2023 chromosome 2, ilVanTame1 primary haplotype, whole genome shotgun sequence genome has a segment encoding these proteins:
- the LOC113401097 gene encoding dual specificity protein phosphatase 13B-like isoform X2, producing MSYRDTYSLYPRYPSYSAANEQRVGSYLRTLMSYGSTPSPVLSSVSSFRSRPYTGLGVTYNPTPDVNEVYPGLFVGDAVAAKDKVFLRRMGINYVLNTAEGKRYTQVDTDHLYYRDCPGLRYKGFQLMDLPTTDISKYFHIAASFIDEGISRGGTMICAIAFLMIKRGMTLTEALALVRSRRDIHPNDGFIRQLQELDRELRLSRVR from the exons atgagCTACCGAGATACC TATTCTCTATATCCGAGATATCCTTCTTACTCTGCGGCTAATGAACAGCGAGTAGGCTCCTACCTAAGGACATTAATG AGTTATGGTTCGACGCCGTCTCCGGTCTTAAGCTCGGTGTCTTCTTTTCGATCCCGGCCTTACACTGGCCTGGGCGTCACGTACAACCCTACGCCGGACGTAAATGAAGTATATCCGGGTCTATTCGTCGGGGATgc GGTGGCGGCAAAAGACAAGGTCTTTCTGCGACGTATGGGTATAAACTACGTGCTAAACACGGCTGAAGGCAAGCGATACACGCAAGTGGACACAGATCATCTCTATTACCGCGATTGTCCCGGCCTACGCTACAAGGGTTTTCAACTGATGGATCTTCCGACGACGGATATATCTAAGTACTTCCATATTGCCGCAAGCTTCATCGATGAGGGAATATCTCGTGGAGGTACTATGAT TTGCGCAATCGCCTTCCTAATGATCAAACGAGGCATGACCTTAACTGAGGCACTCGCTCTAGTTCGCTCCCGACGCGACATCCACCCCAATGATGGTTTTATCCGCCAGCTGCAAGAGCTAGACAGGGAACTGCGCCTGTCTCGGGTCCGCTGA
- the LOC113401097 gene encoding dual specificity protein phosphatase 13B-like isoform X1, whose protein sequence is MSYRDTYSLYPRYPSYSAANEQRVGSYLRTLMSYGSTPSPVLSSVSSFRSRPYTGLGVTYNPTPDVNEVYPGLFVGDAVAAKDKVFLRRMGINYVLNTAEGKRYTQVDTDHLYYRDCPGLRYKGFQLMDLPTTDISKYFHIAASFIDEGISRGGRVLVHCMMGVSRSATCAIAFLMIKRGMTLTEALALVRSRRDIHPNDGFIRQLQELDRELRLSRVR, encoded by the exons atgagCTACCGAGATACC TATTCTCTATATCCGAGATATCCTTCTTACTCTGCGGCTAATGAACAGCGAGTAGGCTCCTACCTAAGGACATTAATG AGTTATGGTTCGACGCCGTCTCCGGTCTTAAGCTCGGTGTCTTCTTTTCGATCCCGGCCTTACACTGGCCTGGGCGTCACGTACAACCCTACGCCGGACGTAAATGAAGTATATCCGGGTCTATTCGTCGGGGATgc GGTGGCGGCAAAAGACAAGGTCTTTCTGCGACGTATGGGTATAAACTACGTGCTAAACACGGCTGAAGGCAAGCGATACACGCAAGTGGACACAGATCATCTCTATTACCGCGATTGTCCCGGCCTACGCTACAAGGGTTTTCAACTGATGGATCTTCCGACGACGGATATATCTAAGTACTTCCATATTGCCGCAAGCTTCATCGATGAGGGAATATCTCGTGGAG GTCGCGTGCTCGTGCACTGCATGATGGGTGTTTCAAGGTCAGCTACTTGCGCAATCGCCTTCCTAATGATCAAACGAGGCATGACCTTAACTGAGGCACTCGCTCTAGTTCGCTCCCGACGCGACATCCACCCCAATGATGGTTTTATCCGCCAGCTGCAAGAGCTAGACAGGGAACTGCGCCTGTCTCGGGTCCGCTGA
- the LOC113401097 gene encoding dual specificity protein phosphatase 13B-like isoform X3, with product MSYRDTSYGSTPSPVLSSVSSFRSRPYTGLGVTYNPTPDVNEVYPGLFVGDAVAAKDKVFLRRMGINYVLNTAEGKRYTQVDTDHLYYRDCPGLRYKGFQLMDLPTTDISKYFHIAASFIDEGISRGGRVLVHCMMGVSRSATCAIAFLMIKRGMTLTEALALVRSRRDIHPNDGFIRQLQELDRELRLSRVR from the exons atgagCTACCGAGATACC AGTTATGGTTCGACGCCGTCTCCGGTCTTAAGCTCGGTGTCTTCTTTTCGATCCCGGCCTTACACTGGCCTGGGCGTCACGTACAACCCTACGCCGGACGTAAATGAAGTATATCCGGGTCTATTCGTCGGGGATgc GGTGGCGGCAAAAGACAAGGTCTTTCTGCGACGTATGGGTATAAACTACGTGCTAAACACGGCTGAAGGCAAGCGATACACGCAAGTGGACACAGATCATCTCTATTACCGCGATTGTCCCGGCCTACGCTACAAGGGTTTTCAACTGATGGATCTTCCGACGACGGATATATCTAAGTACTTCCATATTGCCGCAAGCTTCATCGATGAGGGAATATCTCGTGGAG GTCGCGTGCTCGTGCACTGCATGATGGGTGTTTCAAGGTCAGCTACTTGCGCAATCGCCTTCCTAATGATCAAACGAGGCATGACCTTAACTGAGGCACTCGCTCTAGTTCGCTCCCGACGCGACATCCACCCCAATGATGGTTTTATCCGCCAGCTGCAAGAGCTAGACAGGGAACTGCGCCTGTCTCGGGTCCGCTGA